In one Chelmon rostratus isolate fCheRos1 chromosome 7, fCheRos1.pri, whole genome shotgun sequence genomic region, the following are encoded:
- the LOC121609090 gene encoding extracellular calcium-sensing receptor-like: MAFAIDEINRNSNLLPNVTLGYSLYDNCVKLGIGFRAALSLANGQEEQFILDETCVGAPPVLGIVGDSSSTRSIAISTVLGLYRVPMVSYFATCSCLSDRQKFPSFFRTIPSDAFQVRAMIQILNHFGWTWAGLLVSDDDYGLHAARSFQSDLAQSGEGCLAYFEVLPWANDPAELRRIVDVMKKSTARVVIVFAHESHMINLMEEVVRQNVTGLQWMASEAWTAATVLQTPHLMPYLGGTLGIAIRGGEIPGLREFLLQIRPDQHHNNSYGNSMVNQFWEHTFQCRFAPPPAGWMEAGGTLCTGQEDLEHVETELLDISNLRPEYNVYKAVYALAYALDDMLQCKSGSGLFSRHSCGNLKKTEPWQLVYYLEKVNFTTAFGDQVSFDENGDALPIYDIMNWLWLPDGRTEVQNVGEVKRSAFKGEELTIDENKIFWNFESKKPPQSVCSESCPPGTRMARKKGEPECCFDCIPCSEGKISNKTDSTECTSCPEDFWSSPQRDHCVLKKTEFLSYQEPLGICLTATSLLGTCICAVVLVIFVYHRRTPIVRANNSELSFQLLLSLKLCFLCSLLFIGRPRLWTCQLRHAAFGISFVLCVSCILVKTMVVLAVFKASKPGGGASLKWFGVLQQRGTVIVLTSIQAAICTVWIVSASPAPHKNTQYHNDKIVYECVVGSTVGFAVLLGYIGSLAVLSFLIAFISRNLPDSFNEAKLITFSMLIFCAVWVAFVPAYISSPGKYSDAVEVFAILASSFGLLVALFGPKCYIILLRPERNTKKAIMGRIQS, translated from the exons ATGGCCTTTGCTATTGATGAGATCAACAGAAACTCCAACCTGCTACCTAATGTGACTCTGGGATACAGTCTTTATGACAACTGTGTCAAACTAGGAATTGGTTTCCGTGCAGCACTGTCATTAGCCAATGGTCAAGAGGAGCAGTTTATATTAGATGAGACCTGTGTTGGAGCCCCTCCAGTCCTTGGGATTGTGGGTGATTCTTCCTCTACACGTTCGATTGCCATCTCCACTGTCCTAGGTTTGTACAGAGTGCCTATG GTCAGTTATTTTGCCACATGTTCCTGCCTGAGTGACCGACAGAAGTTTCCGTCCTTCTTTAGGACAATCCCCAGTGATGCTTTCCAG GTGCGTGCTATGATTCAGATTCTAAACCACTTTGGCTGGACTTGGGCAGGTCTGCTGGTCAGTGATGATGACTATGGACTCCACGCTGCCCGATCCTTCCAGTCTGACCTGGCTCAGTCTGGTGAAGGTTGTCTGGCCTACTTTGAGGTTTTGCCTTGGGCCAATGATCCAGCTGAACTCAGGAGGATTGTGGATGTGATGAAGAAATCCACTGCTCGTGTGGTCATTGTGTTTGCACACGAAAGTCACATGATTAATCTCATGGAAGAG GTGGTGAGGCAGAATGTGACAGGCCTGCAGTGGATGGCCAGTGAAGCCTGGACAGCAGCTACTGTGCTCCAGACCCCTCACCTCATGCCATACCTGGGTGGCACACTGGGCATCGCCATCCGTGGAGGAGAAATACCAGGGCTCAGGGAATTCCTCCTACAAATACGTCCTGACcaacaccacaacaacagctATGGAAATAGCATG GTAAACCAGTTTTGggaacacacatttcagtgcagatttgctccacctccagcaggttGGATGGAAGCAGGGGGAACCTTATGCACTGGACAGGAAGATCTAGAGCATGTGGAGACAGAGTTACTGGACATTTCAAACCTCAGGCCAGAGTATAATGTGTACAAAGCTGTGTATGCTCTGGCGTATGCCCTTGATGACATGCTGCAGTGCAAGTCAGGGAGTGGGCTTTTCAGCAGGCACAGCTGTGGCAATCTGAAAAAAACGGAGCCATGGCAG CTTGTGTATTACTTGGAAAAAGTCAACTTCACCACAGCATTTGGTGATCAAGTGTCATTTGATGAGAATGGTGATGCCTTACCAATATATGATATCATGAACTGGCTGTGGCTCCCTGATGGAAGAACCGAAGTTCAGAATGTGGGTGAGGTGAAGAGGTCGGCCTTCAAAGGTGAAGAACTCAcaattgatgaaaacaaaatttttTGGAACTTTGAATCAAAAAAG CCACCCCAGTCAGTGTGCAGTGAGAGCTGTCCTCCAGGTACCCGCATGGCCAGAAAGAAAGGGGAacctgagtgctgttttgaCTGCATCCCTTGTTCTGAGGGAAAAATCAGCAATAAAACTG ACTCCACTGAGTGCACCAGTTGTCCAGAGGACTTCTGGTCCAGCCCCCAGCGTGACCACTGTGTTCTGAAGAAAACAGAGTTCCTCTCCTACCAAGAGCCTCTGGGTATCTGCTTGACAGCCACCTCATTGCTAGGTACATGCATCTGTGCTGTTGTCCTGGTGATCTTTGTCTATCATCGCAGAACACCTATCGTACGAGCCAACAACTCAGAACTTAGTTTCCAACTATTGCTGTCACTGaagttgtgtttcctgtgttcactgctgtttatcGGCCGTCCCAGGCTGTGGACATGCCAGCTGAGACATGCAGCATTTGGAatcagctttgtgctttgtgtctcaTGCATCCTGGTGAAAACCATGGTGGTTCTGGCTGTGTTCAAGGCCTCCAAGCCAGGAGGTGGAGCCAGTCTGAAGTGGTTTGGTGTtttgcagcagagagggacagtTATTGTTCTTACTTCTATCCAGGCAGCAATCTGCACTGTCTGGATTGTCTCTGCCTCACCAGCTcctcataaaaacactcaatacCACAATGATAAAATAGTTTATGAATGTGTAGTTGGGTCCACAGTTGGTTTTGCAGTGTTACTTGGTTATATTGGCTCACTCGCTGTCCTCAGTTTTCTGATTGCATTTATTTCTAGGAATCTTCCAGACAGTTTCAATGAGGCCAAACTCATCACTTTCAGCATgctgatcttctgtgctgtgtgggtggccTTTGTCCCAGCTTATATCAGCTCACCAGGCAAATACTCAGATGCAGTGGAGGTGTTTGCCATCCTGGCCTCCAGTTTTGGTCTCTTGGTGGCACTGTTTGGACCCAAATGTTACATAATCCTGCTGAGACcagagaggaacacaaagaAAGCGATCATGGGTCGCATCCAGTCATAA
- the LOC121609061 gene encoding extracellular calcium-sensing receptor-like has protein sequence MLLLIYFMLLYCYFSSAVSTPLSSSSCKLLGQFHLNGMHKAGDVVLGGLFKVHFFSVSPDLSFTSEPQPTSCHGFDVVGFRQAQTMAFAIDEINRNSNLLPNVTLGYSLYDNCVKLGIGFSAALSLASGQEEQFILEETCVGAPPVLGIVGDSSSTRSIAISTVLGLYRVPMVSYFATCSCLSDRQKFPSFFRTIPSDAFQVRAMIQILNRFGWTWAGLLVSDDDYGLHAARSFQSDLAQLGGGCLAYLEVLPWGDDPAELRRIVDVMKKSTARVVIVFAAESHMIILMEEVVRQNVTGLQWVASEAWTAANTLQTPHLMPYLGGTLGIAVRQGEIPGLREFLLQIHPDQHHNNSYGNSMVNQFWEHIFQCRFAPPPTGWVEAGGTLCTGQENLENVETELLDISNLRTEYNIYKAVYALAYALDDMLKCEPGRGPFSGHSCGNLKRLEPWQLVYYLENVNFMTAFGDQVSFDENGDPLPIYDVMNWLWLPDGKIEVQNVGEVKRSAFKGEQLTIDGDKIFWNFELNKPPRSVCSESCPPGTRIARKKGEPECCFHCISCSEGKISNETDSTECTSCPEDFWSSLQRDHCVPKKTEFLSYHEPLGICLTAASLLGTCICAVVLGIFIYHRRTPIVRANNSELSFQLLLSLKLCFLCSLLFIGRPSLWTCQLRHVAFGISFVLCVSCILVKTMVVLAVFKASKPGGGASLKWFGVLQQRGTVIVLTSIQAVICTVWIVSASPAPHKNTQYHNDKIVHECVVGSTVGFAVLLGYIGSLAILSFLIAFISKNLPDSFNEAKLITFSMLIFCAVWVAFVPAYISSPGKYSDAVEVFAILASSFGLLVALFGPKCYIILLRPERNTKKAIMGRIQS, from the exons ATGTTgttgctgatttatttcatgttgttgtattgctacttttcttctgctgtttccacCCCTCTTTCGTCCTCCTCCTGCAAGTTACTGGGACAGTTTCATCTAAATGGGATGCACAAGGCTGGAGATGTGGTTCTTGGTGGGCTGTTTAAGGTccacttcttttctgtctctcctgacCTTTCTTTTACCTCAGAACCACAACCAACTAGCTGTCACGG TTTTGATGTTGTAGGATTCAGGCAGGCCCAGACCATGGCCTTTGCTATTGATGAGATCAACAGAAACTCCAACCTGCTACCTAATGTGACTCTGGGATACAGTCTTTATGACAACTGTGTAAAACTAGGAATTGGATTCAGTGCAGCACTGTCATTAGCCAGTGGTCAAGAGGAGCAGTTTATATTAGAGGAGACCTGTGTTGGAGCCCCTCCAGTCCTCGGGATTGTAGGTGATTCTTCCTCAACACGTTCAATTGCCATCTCCACTGTCTTAGGTTTGTACAGAGTACCGATG GTGAGTTATTTTGCCACATGTTCCTGCCTGAGTGACCGGCAAAAGTTTCCATCCTTCTTCAGGACAATCCCCAGTGATGCTTTCCAG GTGCGTGCTATGATTCAGATTCTAAACCGCTTTGGCTGGACTTGGGCGGGTCTGCTGGTCAGTGATGATGACTATGGACTCCACGCTGCCCGATCCTTCCAGTCTGACCTGGCTCAGCTTGGTGGAGGTTGTCTGGCGTACTTGGAGGTTTTGCCTTGGGGCGATGACCCAGCTGAACTTCGGAGGATTGTGGATGTGATGAAGAAATCCACAGCTCGTGTGgtcattgtgtttgcagctgagAGTCACATGATTATCCTCATGGAAGAG GTGGTGAGGCAGAATGTGACAGGCCTGCAGTGGGTGGCGAGTGAAGCCTGGACAGCAGCTAATACACTCCAGACCCCTCACCTCATGCCATACCTGGGTGGCACACTGGGCATCGCTGTCCGTCAAGGAGAAATACCAGGGCTCAGGGAATTCCTCCTGCAAATACATCCTGATcaacaccacaacaacagctATGGAAATAGCATG GTAAACCAGTTTTGGGAACACATATTTCAGTGCAGATTTGCTCCACCTCCAACAGGTTGGGTGGAAGCTGGGGGAACATTATGCACTGGACAGGAAAATCTGGAGAATGTGGAGACAGAGTTATTGGACATTTCCAACCTCAGGACAGAGTATAATATCTACAAGGCTGTGTATGCTCTGGCGTATGCCCTTGATGACATGCTGAAGTGTGAGCCAGGGAGAGGGCCTTTCAGCGGGCACAGCTGTGGCAATCTGAAAAGACTGGAGCCATGGCAG CTTGTGTATTACTTGGAAAATGTCAACTTCATGACAGCATTTGGTGATCAAGTGTCATTTGATGAGAATGGTGATCCCTTACCAATATATGATGTCATGAACTGGCTGTGGCTCCCTGATGGAAAAATCGAAGTTCAAAATGTGGGTGAGGTAAAGAGGTCGGCTTTCAAAGGTGAACAACTCACAATTGATGGAGACAAAATCTTCTGGAACTTCGAATTGAACAAG CCACCCCGTTCAGTGTGCAGTGAGAGCTGTCCTCCAGGTACCCGCATAGCCAGAAAGAAAGGGGAACCTGAATGCTGTTTCCATTGTATCTCTTGTTCTGAGGGAAAGATCAGCAATGAAACTG ACTCCACTGAGTGCACCAGTTGTCCAGAGGACTTCTGGTCCAGCCTCCAGCGTGACCACTGTGTACCTAAGAAAACAGAGTTCCTCTCCTACCATGAGCCTCTGGGTATCTGCTTGACTGCTGCATCATTGCTGGGTACATGTATCTGTGCTGTTGTCCTGGGAATCTTTATCTATCATCGCAGAACACCTATCGTACGAGCCAACAACTCAGAACTTAGTTTCCAACTATTGCTGTCACTTAAGTTGTGCTTcctgtgttcactgctgtttattGGTCGTCCCAGTCTGTGGACATGCCAGTTGAGACATGTAGCATTTGGGatcagctttgtgctttgtgtctcaTGCATCCTCGTGAAAACCATGGTGGTTCTGGCTGTGTTCAAGGCCTCCAAGCCAGGAGGTGGAGCCAGTCTGAAGTGGTTTGGTGTTTTGCAGCAGAGGGGGACAGTTATTGTTCTTACGTCTATTCAGGCAGTAATCTGCACTGTCTGGATTGTCTCTGCCTCACCAGCTcctcataaaaacactcaatacCACAATGATAAAATAGTTCATGAGTGTGTTGTTGGGTCCACAGTTGGTTTTGCAGTGTTACTTGGTTATATTGGGTCACTGGCTATCCTTAGTTTTCTGAttgcatttatttctaaaaatctTCCAGATAGTTTCAATGAGGCCAAACTCATCACTTTCAGCATgctgatcttctgtgctgtgtgggtggccTTTGTCCCAGCTTATATCAGCTCACCAGGCAAATACTCAGATGCAGTGGAGGTGTTTGCCATCCTGGCCTCCAGTTTTGGTCTCTTGGTGGCGCTGTTTGGACCCAAATGCTACATAATCCTGCTGAGACcagagaggaacacaaagaAAGCGATCATGGGTCGCATCCAGTCATAA
- the LOC121609155 gene encoding extracellular calcium-sensing receptor-like — MWAFLELNMHMLMYFILLYCYFSSAVSTPLSSSTCQLLGQFHLNGMHKAGDVVLGGLFQVHFFSVFPDLSFTSDPQPPTCHGFDVLGFRRAQTMAFAIDEINRNSNLLPNVTLGYSLYDNCAKLGIGFRAALSLASGQEEQFMLGETCVGAPPVLGIVGDSSSTRSIAISTVLGLYRVPMVSYFATCSCLSDRQKFPSFFRTIPSDAFQVRAMIQILNRFGWTWAGLLVSDDDYGLHAARSFQSDLAQSGGGCLAYLEVLPWDNDPAEFRRIVELMKKSTAHVVIVFAHESYMINLMEEVVRQNVTGLQWMASEAWTAATVLQTPHLMPYLGGTLGIAIRRGEIPGLREFLLQIRPDQHHNSYGNSMVNQFWEHTFQCRFAPPPTGWMEAGGSLCTGQENLEDVETELLDISNLRPEYNIYKAVYALAYALDDMLKCEPGRGPFSGHSCGNLKRLESWQLVYYLDRINFTTPFGDQVSFDENGDALPIYDIMNWLWLPDGRTEVQNVGEVKRSVFKGEELTIDEDKIFWNFETNKPPKSVCSDSCPPGTRMARKKGEPECCFDCIPCSEGKISNKTDSMECSLCPEDFWSSPQRDHCVLKKTEFLSYHEPLGICLTAASLLGTCICAVVLGIFIYHRRTPIVRANNSELSFQLLLSLKLCFLCSLLFIGRPSLWTCQLRHVAFGISFVLCVSCILVKTMVVLAVFKASKPGGGASLKWFGVLQQRGTVIVLTSIQAVICTVWIVSASPAPQKNTQYHNDKIVYECVVGSTVGFAVLLGYIGSLAVISFLIAFISRNLPDSFNEAKLITFSMLIFCAVWVAFVPAYISSPGKYSDAVEVFAILASSFGLLVALFGPKCYIILLRPERNTKKAIMGRDIQS; from the exons ATGTGGGCATTTTTAGAGCTCAACATGCACATGCTGATGTATTTCATATTGTTGTATTGCtacttttcttctgctgtgtccACCCCTCTTTCGTCCTCCACCTGCCAGCTACTGGGGCAGTTTCATCTAAATGGGATGCACAAGGCCGGAGATGTTGTTCTTGGTGGGCTGTTTCAAGtccactttttttctgtctttccagaCCTGTCTTTTACCTCTGATCCACAACCACCTACCTGCCATGG TTTTGATGTTCTAGGATTCAGGCGGGCCCAGACCATGGCCTTTGCTATTGATGAGATCAACAGAAACTCCAACCTGCTACCTAATGTGACTCTGGGATACAGTCTATATGATAACTGTGCCAAATTAGGAATTGGATTCCGTGCAGCACTGTCATTAGCCAGTGGTCAAGAGGAGCAGTTTATGTTAGGTGAGACCTGTGTTGGAGCTCCTCCAGTCCTTGGGATTGTAGGTGATTCTTCCTCAACACGATCCATTGCCATTTCCACTGTCCTAGGTTTGTACAGAGTGCCTATG GTGAGTTATTTTGCCACATGTTCCTGCCTGAGTGACCGGCAAAAGTTTCCGTCTTTCTTTAGGACAATCCCAAGTGATGCTTTCCAG GTGCGTGCTATGATTCAGATTCTAAACCGCTTTGGCTGGACTTGGGCAGGTCTGCTGGTCAGTGATGATGACTATGGACTCCACGCTGCCCGATCCTTCCAGTCTGACCTGGCACAGTCTGGTGGAGGTTGTCTGGCCTACTTAGAGGTTTTGCCTTGGGACAACGATCCAGCTGAATTTAGGAGGATTGTGGAATTGATGAAGAAATCCACAGCTCATGTGGtcattgtgtttgcacatgagAGTTACATGATTAACCTCATGGAAGAG GTGGTGAGGCAGAATGTGACAGGCCTGCAGTGGATGGCCAGTGAAGCCTGGACAGCAGCTACTGTGCTCCAGACCCCTCACCTCATGCCATACCTGGGTGGCACTCTGGGCATCGCCATCCGTCGAGGAGAAATACCAGGGCTCAGGGAATTCCTCCTACAAATACGTCCTGACCAACACCACAACAGCTATGGAAATAGCATG GTAAACCAGTTTTGggaacacacatttcagtgcagattTGCACCGCCTCCAACAGGTTGGATGGAAGCTGGTGGATCCTTATGCACTGGACAGGAAAATCTGGAGGATGTGGAGACAGAGTTATTGGACATTTCAAACCTCAGGCCAGAGTATAATATCTACAAGGCTGTGTATGCTCTGGCGTATGCCCTTGATGACATGCTGAAGTGTGAGCCAGGGAGAGGGCCTTTCAGCGGGCACAGCTGTGGCAATCTGAAAAGACTGGAGTCATGGCAG CTTGTGTATTACTTGGATAGGATCAACTTCACAACACCATTTGGTGATCAAGTGTCATTTGATGAGAATGGTGATGCCTTACCAATATATGATATCATGAACTGGCTGTGGCTCCCTGATGGAAGAACCGAAGTTCAGAATGTGGGTGAGGTGAAGAGGTCGGTCTTCAAAGGTGAAGAACTCACAATTGATGAAGACAAAATCTTCTGGAACTTTGAAACAAACAAG CCACCCAAGTCagtgtgcagtgacagctgCCCTCCAGGTACCCGCATGGCCAGAAAGAAAGGGGAACCTGAGTGCTGTTTCGATTGCATCCCTTGTTCTGAAGGAAAGATCAGCAATAAGACTG ACTCCATGGAGTGCTCCCTTTGTCCAGAGGACTTCTGGTCCAGCCCCCAGCGTGACCACTGTGTTCTGAAGAAAACAGAGTTCCTCTCCTACCATGAGCCTCTGGGTATCTGCTTGACTGCTGCATCATTGCTGGGCACATGCATCTGTGCTGTTGTCCTGGGGATCTTTATCTATCATCGTAGAACACCTATCGTACGAGCCAACAACTCAGAACTTAGTTTCCAACTATTGCTGTCACTTAAGTTGTGCTTcctgtgttcactgctgtttatcGGCCGTCCCAGTCTGTGGACATGCCAGCTGAGACATGTAGCATTTGGGatcagctttgtgctttgtgtctctTGCATCCTCGTGAAAACCATGGTGGTTCTGGCTGTGTTCAAGGCCTCCAAGCCAGGAGGTGGAGCCAGTCTGAAGTGGTTTGGTGTtttgcagcagagagggacagtTATTGTTCTTACGTCTATTCAGGCAGTAATCTGCACTGTCTGGATTGTCTCTGCCTCACCAGCTCCTcaaaaaaacactcaatacCACAATGATAAAATAGTTTATGAATGTGTAGTTGGGTCCACAGTTGGTTTTGCAGTGTTACTTGGTTATATTGGCTCACTTGCTGTCATCAGTTTTCTGATTGCATTTATATCAAGGAATCTTCCAGACAGTTTCAATGAGGCCAAACTCATCACTTTCAGCATgctgatcttctgtgctgtgtgggtggccTTTGTCCCAGCTTATATCAGCTCACCAGGCAAATACTCAGATGCAGTGGAGGTGTTTGCCATCCTGGCCTCCAGTTTTGGTCTCTTGGTGGCGCTGTTTGGACCCAAATGTTACATAATCCTGCTGAGACcagagaggaacacaaagaAAGCGATCATGGGTCGGGACATCCAGTCATAA
- the LOC121609097 gene encoding extracellular calcium-sensing receptor-like, translated as MLLLIYFMLLYCYFSSAVSTPLSSSSCKLLGQFHLNGMHKAGDVVLGGLFKVHFFSVSPDLSFTSEPQPTSCHGFDVVGFRQAQTMAFAIDEINRNSNLLPNVTLGYSLYDNCVKLGIGFSAALSLASGQEEQFILEETCVGAPPVLGIVGDSSSTRSIAISTVLGLYRVPMVSYFATCSCLSDRQKFPSFFRTIPSDAFQVRAMIQILNRFGWTWAGLLVSDDDYGLHAARSFQSDLAQFGGGCLAYLEVLPWGDDPAELRRIVDVMKKSTARVVIVFAAESHMIILMEEVVRQNVTGLQWVASEAWTAANTLQTPHLMPYLGGTLGIAVRQGEIPGLREFLLQIHPDRHHNNSYGNSMVNQFWEHIFQCRFAPPPTGWVEAGGTLCTGQENLENVETELLDISNLRTEYNIYKAVYALAFALDDMLKCEPGRGPFSGHSCGNLKRLEPWQLVYYLENVNFMTAFGDQVSFDENGDPLPIYDVMNWLWLPDGKIEVQNVGEVKRSAFKGEQLTIDGDKIFWNFELNKPPRSVCSESCPPGTRIARKKGEPECCFHCISCSEGKISNETDSTECTSCPEDFWSSLQRDHCVPKKTEFLSYHEPLGICLTAASLLGTCICAVVLGIFIYHRRTPIVRANNSELSFQLLLSLKLCFLCSLLFIGRPSLWTCQLRHVAFGISFVLCVSCILVKTMVVLAVFKASKPGGGASLKWFGVLQQRGTVIVLTSIQAVICTVWIVSASPAPHKNTQYHNDKIVHECVVGSTVGFAVLLGYIGSLAILSFLIAFISKNLPDSFNEAKLITFSMLIFCAVWVAFVPAYISSPGKYSDAVEVFAILASSFGLLVALFGPKCYIILLRPERNTKKAIMGRIQS; from the exons ATGTTgttgctgatttatttcatgttgttgtattgctacttttcttctgctgtttccacCCCTCTTTCGTCCTCCTCCTGCAAGTTACTGGGACAGTTTCATCTAAATGGGATGCACAAGGCTGGAGATGTGGTTCTTGGTGGGCTGTTTAAGGTccacttcttttctgtctctcctgacCTTTCTTTTACCTCAGAACCACAACCAACTAGCTGTCACGG TTTTGATGTTGTAGGATTCAGGCAGGCCCAGACCATGGCCTTTGCTATTGATGAGATCAACAGAAACTCCAACCTGCTACCTAATGTGACTCTGGGATACAGTCTTTATGACAACTGTGTAAAACTAGGAATTGGATTCAGTGCAGCACTGTCATTAGCCAGTGGTCAAGAGGAGCAGTTTATATTAGAGGAGACCTGTGTTGGAGCCCCTCCAGTCCTCGGGATTGTAGGTGATTCTTCCTCAACACGTTCAATTGCCATCTCCACTGTCTTAGGTTTGTACAGAGTACCGATG GTGAGTTATTTTGCCACATGTTCCTGCCTGAGTGACCGGCAAAAGTTTCCATCCTTCTTCAGGACAATCCCCAGTGATGCTTTCCAG GTGCGTGCTATGATTCAGATTCTAAACCGCTTTGGCTGGACTTGGGCGGGTCTGCTGGTCAGTGATGATGACTATGGACTCCACGCTGCCCGATCCTTCCAGTCTGACCTGGCTCAGTTTGGAGGTGGCTGTCTGGCGTACTTGGAGGTTTTGCCTTGGGGCGATGACCCAGCTGAACTTCGGAGGATTGTGGATGTGATGAAGAAATCCACAGCTCGTGTGgtcattgtgtttgcagctgagAGTCACATGATTATCCTCATGGAAGAG GTGGTGAGGCAGAATGTGACAGGCCTGCAGTGGGTGGCGAGTGAAGCCTGGACAGCAGCTAATACACTCCAGACCCCTCACCTCATGCCATACCTGGGTGGCACACTGGGCATCGCTGTCCGTCAAGGAGAAATACCAGGGCTCAGGGAATTCCTCCTGCAAATACATCCTGATCGACACCACAACAACAGCTATGGAAATAGCATG GTAAACCAGTTTTGGGAACACATATTTCAGTGCAGATTTGCTCCACCTCCAACAGGTTGGGTGGAAGCTGGGGGAACATTATGCACTGGACAGGAAAATCTGGAGAATGTGGAGACAGAGTTATTGGACATTTCCAACCTCAGGACAGAGTATAATATCTACAAGGCTGTGTATGCTCTGGCGTTTGCCCTTGATGACATGCTGAAGTGTGAGCCAGGGAGAGGGCCTTTCAGCGGGCACAGCTGTGGCAATCTGAAAAGACTGGAGCCATGGCAG CTTGTGTATTACTTGGAAAATGTCAACTTCATGACAGCATTTGGTGATCAAGTGTCATTTGATGAGAATGGTGATCCCTTACCAATATATGATGTCATGAACTGGCTGTGGCTCCCTGATGGAAAAATCGAAGTTCAAAATGTGGGTGAGGTAAAGAGGTCGGCTTTCAAAGGTGAACAACTCACAATTGATGGAGACAAAATCTTCTGGAACTTCGAATTGAACAAG CCACCCCGTTCAGTGTGCAGTGAGAGCTGTCCTCCAGGTACCCGCATAGCCAGAAAGAAAGGGGAACCTGAATGCTGTTTCCATTGTATCTCTTGTTCTGAGGGAAAGATCAGCAATGAAACTG ACTCCACTGAGTGTACCAGTTGTCCAGAGGACTTCTGGTCCAGCCTCCAGCGTGACCACTGTGTACCTAAGAAAACAGAGTTCCTCTCCTACCATGAGCCTCTGGGTATCTGCTTGACTGCTGCATCATTGCTGGGCACATGTATCTGTGCTGTTGTCCTGGGAATCTTTATCTATCATCGCAGAACACCTATCGTACGAGCCAACAACTCAGAACTTAGTTTCCAACTATTGCTGTCACTTAAGTTGTGCTTcctgtgttcactgctgtttatcGGTCGTCCCAGTCTGTGGACATGCCAGTTGAGACATGTAGCATTTGGGatcagctttgtgctttgtgtctcaTGCATCCTCGTGAAAACCATGGTGGTTCTGGCTGTGTTCAAGGCCTCCAAGCCAGGAGGTGGAGCCAGTCTGAAGTGGTTTGGTGTTTTGCAGCAGAGGGGGACAGTTATTGTTCTTACATCTATTCAGGCAGTAATCTGCACTGTCTGGATTGTCTCTGCCTCACCAGCTcctcataaaaacactcaatacCACAATGATAAAATAGTTCATGAGTGTGTTGTTGGGTCCACAGTTGGTTTTGCAGTGTTACTTGGTTATATTGGGTCACTGGCTATCCTTAGTTTTCTGAttgcatttatttctaaaaatctTCCAGATAGTTTCAATGAGGCCAAACTCATCACTTTCAGCATgctgatcttctgtgctgtgtgggtggccTTTGTCCCAGCTTATATCAGCTCACCAGGCAAATACTCAGATGCAGTGGAGGTGTTTGCCATCCTGGCCTCCAGTTTTGGTCTCTTGGTGGCGCTGTTTGGACCCAAATGCTACATAATCCTGCTGAGACcagagaggaacacaaagaAAGCGATCATGGGTCGCATCCAGTCATAA